One region of Drosophila teissieri strain GT53w chromosome 2L, Prin_Dtei_1.1, whole genome shotgun sequence genomic DNA includes:
- the LOC122611437 gene encoding mucin-4 isoform X17 → MDLSLERDSSALGSLFQQIINDMKNTSPLWEDFVAKAGKLHTCLRAAIQAIAAYLDAFQKIADAATNSRGASKEIGTALTRVCLRHKAVETRLKTFTSAIMDCLVQPLQERIEDWKRTVATIDKDHAKEYKRCRSELKKRSSDTLRLQKKARKGQTDGLQSLMDSHMQDVTLRRAELEEVEKKSLRSAMVEERLRYCSFVHMLQPVVHEECEVMSELGHLQEAMQSIALVTKEPSVLPQASEELIHDAKASINLYPESPGGGSGSQGGGCSNSLGSRKSSVCSISSMNSSGSSNSPGHHHYPRSLSQTSNATNQTANVSTWPPHSQDGVDTLPPTADRPHTISTAYEKGHQRPPLTVYTFQNPETIHESGSCLNNGTAAPNGQPLSGQTTPATQKSPAASLSRPPLPVRCSSLERPLSAQSNHRQGSGSNLLQRQCPSPIPAHITKELSAAHHAQQQQQQQNQQPQTPPTYVNMSELATMAALKQANQQQKTSTPPLQQQSSIDSACSQHSNDSSGSHQLLQQQQQHPSQQNHHSATATRSHSISSTASSLHSHPSIDSTVACGSLVGQHNHSTSTNTNTNTTSPSSGSSTPQNHYSPLLTNSPTSTAAGTPSGSSLGPGPGLGFVYQVSSPTPPSSEVLKITEQTAAGQDQSTANSVAEEMDERSRASVLQKASMFEKAAAAAAVSPPASIQVASSAPASGGGTRRSEAEQQEMDKSFEDSIQALNNLIGELDSFQREIDEGKVKPPSNNISGSNNNMTTSSNSSSDNNNLPATSNIEPCAISNQTNSSGCGTDISDTTSDELAGDDMDVRQRDRDQDLLGASDSELSRCYVSETSSLTGGLTAGGYENPTFAHFAANANRDDAVSLASDSVCLGQPRHAYVDTCSDSGSAVVVIYDHQIPNTPDIEFVKQNSEIVVLRTKDPQPHALQLHEMRELQQLPANLAASPDSSPDSAAGQAPPTATVAPAKQRLSSFRATSEQQLQLLGRGSPQRGKTPSEQVVQSRPQDQHYPQTHQQDIDGSSPPVEIARRQLPPKPTSLSVFNGPVPTAGDRPVVPRKSDFKADLDAKIRRQKQKVKQQLQQQQQQETQQQQQAPQEQQHSPQSPQTRNCNVTNQQAASITEFASATAPASTDPYPHQNHRMPNQNQTATSNHKQCKTTTMALSPSSPRGHLPLSPSSLSSLPLPATNSSPSNGRSSMLSASDRPPDHPYVCSNAPANPHHANSITNANVNANAQLKPCITPRPASLSGGAASGGSTRIGRRSSINQAKPPPPVRRSSSVTPSPNASVGLQQQPQHATLSQQNHQLSSSSEHLPPPPPFMLDSMAQIPSSALKVSETVRALAAMRHHPASPVSLRRMQQQQHQLQQQQQQHVQLQQPLLQSAHNSPSKDDLTVIHDYLDLHAYAQALATGQQPGGQQMANPHRFFHQQQHQPPPPPVYQVDATFRTSSPAAGGGGGGSIYAQPKLVNSMSSFRTSSPSPNGHAHPLPPTQPKANPNLIAQLNARLSGKQQQQQQVEGIYGNQQAPGGESIYMRSGLPMSQPQQQQHYDDYATSTNIEKTGSIRTKTKAEFLENLNAKLAKQGMSGRAFAVRNLINSKALPDPRICHESLMDQIKRGATLKRNQKINDRSAPKIH, encoded by the exons AATACGTCGCCCCTGTGGGAGGACTTTGTGGCTAAGGCCGGAAAACTACACACTTGCTTAAG GGCCGCCATCCAGGCAATCGCCGCCTATTTGGATGCCTTCCAAAAGATAGCCGATGCGGCGACCAACTCAAGAG GCGCCTCAAAGGAGATCGGCACCGCCCTGACCCGTGTTTGCCTCCGACACAAGGCGGTGGAGACACGTCTGAAGACCTTCACCAGCGCCATTATGGATTGCCTGGTGCAGCCGCTGCAGGAGAGGATCGAGGACTGGAAGCGCACGGTGGCCACCATCGACAAAGACCATGCCAAAGAGTACAAGCGCTGTCGCAGTGAACTGAAGAAGCGCTCCAGCGACACCCTGCGCCTGCAGAAGAAGGCGCGCAAGGGTCAGACGGACGGTTTGCAGTCCCTGATGGACTCGCACATGCAAGATGTCACCCTGCGCCGTGCAGAACTGGAGGAAGTCGAGAAGAAATCCTTGAGGTCGGCCATGGTGGAGGAGCGTCTTCGCTACTGCAGCTTTGTCCACATGCTTCAGCCAGTGGTGCACGAGGAGTGCGAGGTCATGTCAGAGTTGGGTCACCTACAG GAAGCCATGCAGTCAATTGCGCTAGTAACCAAGGAACCCAGTGTCCTGCCCCAGGCCTCCGAGGAGCTAATTCACGACGCTAAGGCCAGCATTAATCTGTACCCGGAGTCTCCAGGTGGCGGTTCCGGCTCGCAGGGCGGCGGCTGCTCCAACTCGCTGGGTTCCCGAAAGAGCTCCGTCTGTTCCATCAGCAGTATGAACAGCAGCGGCTCGAGCAATTCTCCCGGTCACCATCACTATCCGCGCTCCTTGTCGCAG ACCTCGAATGCAACGAATCAAACGGCAAATGTCTCAACCTGGCCCCCACATTCCCAGGATGGCGTAGACACACTGCCACCGACCGCTGACCGTCCGCACACCATTTCGACGGCATACGAAAAGGGTCACCAGCGTCCTCCACTGACCGTCTACACGTTCCAAAACCCGGAGACCATTCACGAGTCGGGCAGCTGCTTGAACAACGGAACCGCAGCCCCGAATGGACAGCCCCTGTCCGGACAAACCACTCCGGCCACTCAGAAATCACCGGCTGCCTCACTTAGTCGGCCTCCCTTGCCAGTT CGCTGCTCGTCGCTGGAGCGACCCCTTTCGGCCCAGAGTAACCACCGCCAGGGAAGTGGGAGCAACCTGCTGCAGCGCCAGTGCCCCTCGCCGATTCCGGCTCATATCACGAAAG AGCTGTCCGCAGCACATCAtgcacagcaacagcagcagcagcaaaatcaGCAGCCTCAGACGCCACCCACCTATGTGAACATGTCTGAGTTGGCCACCATGGCAGCTTTGAAGCAAGCCAACCAACAGCAAAAGACCTCTACGCCGCctctgcagcagcagagctCCATTGACTCGGCCTGCTCCCAGCATTCCAACGACTCCTCCGGCTCGcatcagctcctccagcagcagcagcaacatccatCGCAGCAAAATCACCACTCAGCCACTGCCACACGCTCCCATTCCATATCCTCGACGGCTTCGTCACTTCACTCGCATCCGTCGATCGACTCCACCGTCGCTTGCGGCTCGCTGGTGGGCCAACACAACcacagcaccagcaccaacacGAACACCAACACCACCTCGCCGTCCAGTGGCAGCTCCACGCCACAGAACCATTACTCGCCCCTGCTAACCAACTCCCCCACGTCCACTGCCGCAGGTACTCCCAGTGGCAGCAGCTTAGGTCCTGGGCCCGGTTTGGGATTTGTCTACCAGGTCAGCTCCCCGACGCCTCCCTCCAGCGAGGTGCTGAAGATCACCGAGCAAACCGCAGCAGGACAGGATCAGAGTACAGCCAACAGCGTAGCAGAAGAGATGGATGAGCGATCAAGGGCCTCTGTCCTGCAGAAGGCTTCAATGTTCGAAAAGGCGGCAGCTGCGGCTGCGGTCTCGCCTCCAGCTTCCATTCAGGTTGCATCCAGTGCCCCAGCTTCGGGAGGCGGAACTCGACGATCAgaggcggagcagcaggaaaTGG ACAAATCTTTCGAAGATTCAATACAAGCactaaataatttaattggcGAACTAGACTCCTTTCAACGCGAGATAGATGAGGGCAAGGTCAAGCCGCCGAGCAACAACAtaagcggcagcaacaacaatatgaccaccagcagcaacagcagcagcgacaacaacaacctcCCCGCCACTAGCAACATCGAGCCCTGCGCCATCAGCAATCAGACAAACTCGAGCGGCTGTGGAACAGACATATCTGACACCACGTCCGACGAACTGGCCGGCGACGATATGGACGTCAGGCAGCGGGATCGAGATCAGGATCTGCTCGGCGCCAGCGATTCGGAGCTGAGTCGCTGCTATGTGAGCGAGACGAGTTCGCTGACCGGTGGTCTGACGGCCGGCGGCTACGAGAATCCCACATTCGCGCACTTTGCGGCCAATGCGAATAGAGATGACGCTGTTTCCCTGGCCTCCGACAGCGTTTGTCTCGGCCAGCCACGCCATGCCTACGTGGATACTTGTAGCGACAGCGGCAGTGCCGTGGTGGTGATCTACGACCACCAGATTCCCAACACGCCCGACATTGAGTTCGTGAAGCAGAACTCCGAAATTGTAGTGCTGCGGACCAAGGATCCGCAGCCCCACGCGCTTCAGCTGCACGAGATGCGcgagctgcagcagttgccCGCGAATTTAGCCGCTTCACCGGACTCCTCGCCGGACTCGGCCGCTGGCCAGGCGCCACCAACAGCAACTGTGGCGCCCGCCAAGCAGCGACTCTCCTCGTTTCGCGCCACCAGTGAACAGCAGTTGCAACTCCTCGGACGCGGCAGTCCGCAAAGAGGTAAAACACCCAGTGAGCAGGTGGTACAGAGCAGACCACAGGACCAGCATTATCCACAGACACATCAGCAGGATATTGATGGCAGTAGTCCACCAGTAGAAATTGCAAGGCGCCAGCTGCCCCCCAAGCCCACCAGCTTGAGCGTTTTTAACGGCCCCGTCCCCACTGCGGGCGATAGGCCTGTTGTGCCTCGAAAGTCGGATTTTAAGGCCGATCTAGATGCTAAAATACGCAGGCAAAAGCAGAAAGTTaaacagcagttgcagcagcaacagcagcaagaaacgcagcagcagcagcaagcaccACAAGAACAGCAACACTCACCACAGTCGCCCCAAACCAGAAACTGTAATGTCACTAATCAACAAGCCGCCAGTATTACTGAATTTGCATCTGCAACCGCACCAGCATCCACAGACCCGTACCCGCATCAAAATCATAGAATGCCAAACCAAAATCAGACAGCCACATCCAATCACAAGCAGTGCAAGACGACCACAATGGCATTGTCACCGTCATCACCTCGCGGCCATCTGCCATTATCACCGTCATCGCTATCGTCATTACCATTACCAGCCACCAATTCATCACCATCAAATGGTCGGTCATCGATGTTGTCCGCCAGTGACCGACCACCCGATCATCCATATGTGTGCTCGAATGCTCCAGCCAATCCCCACCATGCCAATAGCATTACAAATGCCAATGTCAATGCCAATGCCCAGCTCAAGCCGTGCATTACGCCCCGGCCGGCTTCGTTGTCGG GAGGAGCAGCCAGCGGTGGCTCCACGCGCATCGGACGTCGCTCGTCCATCAATCAGGCCAAGCCACCGCCGCCAGTTAGACGCAGTTCGTCGGTGACCCCCAGTCCCAATGCCTCGGTCGGG ctgcagcagcaaccacagcacGCGACTCTGTCGCAGCAGAATCACCAACTAAGCAGCTCCAGCGAGCACTTACCGCCACCCCCGCCATTCATGCTGGACTCTATGGCCCAGATTCCCAGCTCAGCGCTGAAAGTATCGGAGACGGTAAGAGCCCTGGCAGCCATGCGGCACCATCCAGCATCACCCGTGTCACTCAGGCgcatgcaacagcaacagcaccagcttcagcagcaacagcagcaacatgtgcagctgcagcaacccCTATTGCAG TCTGCGCACAACTCCCCCTCGAAAGATGACCTGACCGTAATCCACGACTATTTGGATCTGCACGCATATGCTCAGGCCTTGGCCACGGGTCAACAGCCAGGCGGTCAGCAGATGGCCAACCCGCATCGCTTTTttcaccagcagcaacatcagccaccgccgccgcctgtCTATCAAGTCGATGCC ACATTCCGCACCTCATCACCAGCCGCGGGCGGAGGGGGTGGCGGCAGCATATACGCCCAGCCCAAACTGGTCAACAGCATGTCAAGCTTCCGCACCAGCAGCCCCAGTCCCAATGGACATGCTCACCCACTGCCACCGACACAGCCAAAGGCGAATCCGAACCTAATTGCACAGCTCAATGCACGACTCAGcggcaaacagcaacagcagcagcaggtcgAGGGGATCTACGGCAACCAGCAGGCGCCCGGGGGAGAGTCTATCTACATGCGGAGTGGCTTGCCCATGtcgcagccgcaacagcagcaacactatGACG
- the LOC122611437 gene encoding protein MTSS 2 isoform X31 — MDLSLERDSSALGSLFQQIINDMKNTSPLWEDFVAKAGKLHTCLRAAIQAIAAYLDAFQKIADAATNSRGASKEIGTALTRVCLRHKAVETRLKTFTSAIMDCLVQPLQERIEDWKRTVATIDKDHAKEYKRCRSELKKRSSDTLRLQKKARKGQTDGLQSLMDSHMQDVTLRRAELEEVEKKSLRSAMVEERLRYCSFVHMLQPVVHEECEVMSELGHLQEAMQSIALVTKEPSVLPQASEELIHDAKASINLYPESPGGGSGSQGGGCSNSLGSRKSSVCSISSMNSSGSSNSPGHHHYPRSLSQFVTPAIRLKPGESSDSGFCSSPALTTQTSNATNQTANVSTWPPHSQDGVDTLPPTADRPHTISTAYEKGHQRPPLTVYTFQNPETIHESGSCLNNGTAAPNGQPLSGQTTPATQKSPAASLSRPPLPVRCSSLERPLSAQSNHRQGSGSNLLQRQCPSPIPAHITKGGAASGGSTRIGRRSSINQAKPPPPVRRSSSVTPSPNASVGLQQQPQHATLSQQNHQLSSSSEHLPPPPPFMLDSMAQIPSSALKVSETVRALAAMRHHPASPVSLRRMQQQQHQLQQQQQQHVQLQQPLLQSAHNSPSKDDLTVIHDYLDLHAYAQALATGQQPGGQQMANPHRFFHQQQHQPPPPPVYQVDATFRTSSPAAGGGGGGSIYAQPKLVNSMSSFRTSSPSPNGHAHPLPPTQPKANPNLIAQLNARLSGKQQQQQQVEGIYGNQQAPGGESIYMRSGLPMSQPQQQQHYDAGPSHLSRIADGSNKARSHLKA; from the exons AATACGTCGCCCCTGTGGGAGGACTTTGTGGCTAAGGCCGGAAAACTACACACTTGCTTAAG GGCCGCCATCCAGGCAATCGCCGCCTATTTGGATGCCTTCCAAAAGATAGCCGATGCGGCGACCAACTCAAGAG GCGCCTCAAAGGAGATCGGCACCGCCCTGACCCGTGTTTGCCTCCGACACAAGGCGGTGGAGACACGTCTGAAGACCTTCACCAGCGCCATTATGGATTGCCTGGTGCAGCCGCTGCAGGAGAGGATCGAGGACTGGAAGCGCACGGTGGCCACCATCGACAAAGACCATGCCAAAGAGTACAAGCGCTGTCGCAGTGAACTGAAGAAGCGCTCCAGCGACACCCTGCGCCTGCAGAAGAAGGCGCGCAAGGGTCAGACGGACGGTTTGCAGTCCCTGATGGACTCGCACATGCAAGATGTCACCCTGCGCCGTGCAGAACTGGAGGAAGTCGAGAAGAAATCCTTGAGGTCGGCCATGGTGGAGGAGCGTCTTCGCTACTGCAGCTTTGTCCACATGCTTCAGCCAGTGGTGCACGAGGAGTGCGAGGTCATGTCAGAGTTGGGTCACCTACAG GAAGCCATGCAGTCAATTGCGCTAGTAACCAAGGAACCCAGTGTCCTGCCCCAGGCCTCCGAGGAGCTAATTCACGACGCTAAGGCCAGCATTAATCTGTACCCGGAGTCTCCAGGTGGCGGTTCCGGCTCGCAGGGCGGCGGCTGCTCCAACTCGCTGGGTTCCCGAAAGAGCTCCGTCTGTTCCATCAGCAGTATGAACAGCAGCGGCTCGAGCAATTCTCCCGGTCACCATCACTATCCGCGCTCCTTGTCGCAG TTTGTAACGCCCGCAATTCGCTTGAAACCTGGTGAATCCAGTGATAGTGGCTTTTGCTCATCGCCAGCTCTAACAACACag ACCTCGAATGCAACGAATCAAACGGCAAATGTCTCAACCTGGCCCCCACATTCCCAGGATGGCGTAGACACACTGCCACCGACCGCTGACCGTCCGCACACCATTTCGACGGCATACGAAAAGGGTCACCAGCGTCCTCCACTGACCGTCTACACGTTCCAAAACCCGGAGACCATTCACGAGTCGGGCAGCTGCTTGAACAACGGAACCGCAGCCCCGAATGGACAGCCCCTGTCCGGACAAACCACTCCGGCCACTCAGAAATCACCGGCTGCCTCACTTAGTCGGCCTCCCTTGCCAGTT CGCTGCTCGTCGCTGGAGCGACCCCTTTCGGCCCAGAGTAACCACCGCCAGGGAAGTGGGAGCAACCTGCTGCAGCGCCAGTGCCCCTCGCCGATTCCGGCTCATATCACGAAAG GAGGAGCAGCCAGCGGTGGCTCCACGCGCATCGGACGTCGCTCGTCCATCAATCAGGCCAAGCCACCGCCGCCAGTTAGACGCAGTTCGTCGGTGACCCCCAGTCCCAATGCCTCGGTCGGG ctgcagcagcaaccacagcacGCGACTCTGTCGCAGCAGAATCACCAACTAAGCAGCTCCAGCGAGCACTTACCGCCACCCCCGCCATTCATGCTGGACTCTATGGCCCAGATTCCCAGCTCAGCGCTGAAAGTATCGGAGACGGTAAGAGCCCTGGCAGCCATGCGGCACCATCCAGCATCACCCGTGTCACTCAGGCgcatgcaacagcaacagcaccagcttcagcagcaacagcagcaacatgtgcagctgcagcaacccCTATTGCAG TCTGCGCACAACTCCCCCTCGAAAGATGACCTGACCGTAATCCACGACTATTTGGATCTGCACGCATATGCTCAGGCCTTGGCCACGGGTCAACAGCCAGGCGGTCAGCAGATGGCCAACCCGCATCGCTTTTttcaccagcagcaacatcagccaccgccgccgcctgtCTATCAAGTCGATGCC ACATTCCGCACCTCATCACCAGCCGCGGGCGGAGGGGGTGGCGGCAGCATATACGCCCAGCCCAAACTGGTCAACAGCATGTCAAGCTTCCGCACCAGCAGCCCCAGTCCCAATGGACATGCTCACCCACTGCCACCGACACAGCCAAAGGCGAATCCGAACCTAATTGCACAGCTCAATGCACGACTCAGcggcaaacagcaacagcagcagcaggtcgAGGGGATCTACGGCAACCAGCAGGCGCCCGGGGGAGAGTCTATCTACATGCGGAGTGGCTTGCCCATGtcgcagccgcaacagcagcaacactatGACG
- the LOC122611437 gene encoding myb-like protein Q isoform X23: MDLSLERDSSALGSLFQQIINDMKNTSPLWEDFVAKAGKLHTCLRAAIQAIAAYLDAFQKIADAATNSRGASKEIGTALTRVCLRHKAVETRLKTFTSAIMDCLVQPLQERIEDWKRTVATIDKDHAKEYKRCRSELKKRSSDTLRLQKKARKGQTDGLQSLMDSHMQDVTLRRAELEEVEKKSLRSAMVEERLRYCSFVHMLQPVVHEECEVMSELGHLQEAMQSIALVTKEPSVLPQASEELIHDAKASINLYPESPGGGSGSQGGGCSNSLGSRKSSVCSISSMNSSGSSNSPGHHHYPRSLSQFVTPAIRLKPGESSDSGFCSSPALTTQTSNATNQTANVSTWPPHSQDGVDTLPPTADRPHTISTAYEKGHQRPPLTVYTFQNPETIHESGSCLNNGTAAPNGQPLSGQTTPATQKSPAASLSRPPLPVKPAHVRCSSLERPLSAQSNHRQGSGSNLLQRQCPSPIPAHITKELSAAHHAQQQQQQQNQQPQTPPTYVNMSELATMAALKQANQQQKTSTPPLQQQSSIDSACSQHSNDSSGSHQLLQQQQQHPSQQNHHSATATRSHSISSTASSLHSHPSIDSTVACGSLVGQHNHSTSTNTNTNTTSPSSGSSTPQNHYSPLLTNSPTSTAAGTPSGSSLGPGPGLGFVYQVSSPTPPSSEVLKITEQTAAGQDQSTANSVAEEMDERSRASVLQKASMFEKAAAAAAVSPPASIQVASSAPASGGGTRRSEAEQQEMDKSFEDSIQALNNLIGELDSFQREIDEGKVKPPSNNISGSNNNMTTSSNSSSDNNNLPATSNIEPCAISNQTNSSGCGTDISDTTSDELAGDDMDVRQRDRDQDLLGASDSELSRCYVSETSSLTGGLTAGGYENPTFAHFAANANRDDAVSLASDSVCLGQPRHAYVDTCSDSGSAVVVIYDHQIPNTPDIEFVKQNSEIVVLRTKDPQPHALQLHEMRELQQLPANLAASPDSSPDSAAGQAPPTATVAPAKQRLSSFRATSEQQLQLLGRGSPQRGKTPSEQVVQSRPQDQHYPQTHQQDIDGSSPPVEIARRQLPPKPTSLSVFNGPVPTAGDRPVVPRKSDFKADLDAKIRRQKQKVKQQLQQQQQQETQQQQQAPQEQQHSPQSPQTRN, from the exons AATACGTCGCCCCTGTGGGAGGACTTTGTGGCTAAGGCCGGAAAACTACACACTTGCTTAAG GGCCGCCATCCAGGCAATCGCCGCCTATTTGGATGCCTTCCAAAAGATAGCCGATGCGGCGACCAACTCAAGAG GCGCCTCAAAGGAGATCGGCACCGCCCTGACCCGTGTTTGCCTCCGACACAAGGCGGTGGAGACACGTCTGAAGACCTTCACCAGCGCCATTATGGATTGCCTGGTGCAGCCGCTGCAGGAGAGGATCGAGGACTGGAAGCGCACGGTGGCCACCATCGACAAAGACCATGCCAAAGAGTACAAGCGCTGTCGCAGTGAACTGAAGAAGCGCTCCAGCGACACCCTGCGCCTGCAGAAGAAGGCGCGCAAGGGTCAGACGGACGGTTTGCAGTCCCTGATGGACTCGCACATGCAAGATGTCACCCTGCGCCGTGCAGAACTGGAGGAAGTCGAGAAGAAATCCTTGAGGTCGGCCATGGTGGAGGAGCGTCTTCGCTACTGCAGCTTTGTCCACATGCTTCAGCCAGTGGTGCACGAGGAGTGCGAGGTCATGTCAGAGTTGGGTCACCTACAG GAAGCCATGCAGTCAATTGCGCTAGTAACCAAGGAACCCAGTGTCCTGCCCCAGGCCTCCGAGGAGCTAATTCACGACGCTAAGGCCAGCATTAATCTGTACCCGGAGTCTCCAGGTGGCGGTTCCGGCTCGCAGGGCGGCGGCTGCTCCAACTCGCTGGGTTCCCGAAAGAGCTCCGTCTGTTCCATCAGCAGTATGAACAGCAGCGGCTCGAGCAATTCTCCCGGTCACCATCACTATCCGCGCTCCTTGTCGCAG TTTGTAACGCCCGCAATTCGCTTGAAACCTGGTGAATCCAGTGATAGTGGCTTTTGCTCATCGCCAGCTCTAACAACACag ACCTCGAATGCAACGAATCAAACGGCAAATGTCTCAACCTGGCCCCCACATTCCCAGGATGGCGTAGACACACTGCCACCGACCGCTGACCGTCCGCACACCATTTCGACGGCATACGAAAAGGGTCACCAGCGTCCTCCACTGACCGTCTACACGTTCCAAAACCCGGAGACCATTCACGAGTCGGGCAGCTGCTTGAACAACGGAACCGCAGCCCCGAATGGACAGCCCCTGTCCGGACAAACCACTCCGGCCACTCAGAAATCACCGGCTGCCTCACTTAGTCGGCCTCCCTTGCCAGTT AAGCCAGCCCATGTG CGCTGCTCGTCGCTGGAGCGACCCCTTTCGGCCCAGAGTAACCACCGCCAGGGAAGTGGGAGCAACCTGCTGCAGCGCCAGTGCCCCTCGCCGATTCCGGCTCATATCACGAAAG AGCTGTCCGCAGCACATCAtgcacagcaacagcagcagcagcaaaatcaGCAGCCTCAGACGCCACCCACCTATGTGAACATGTCTGAGTTGGCCACCATGGCAGCTTTGAAGCAAGCCAACCAACAGCAAAAGACCTCTACGCCGCctctgcagcagcagagctCCATTGACTCGGCCTGCTCCCAGCATTCCAACGACTCCTCCGGCTCGcatcagctcctccagcagcagcagcaacatccatCGCAGCAAAATCACCACTCAGCCACTGCCACACGCTCCCATTCCATATCCTCGACGGCTTCGTCACTTCACTCGCATCCGTCGATCGACTCCACCGTCGCTTGCGGCTCGCTGGTGGGCCAACACAACcacagcaccagcaccaacacGAACACCAACACCACCTCGCCGTCCAGTGGCAGCTCCACGCCACAGAACCATTACTCGCCCCTGCTAACCAACTCCCCCACGTCCACTGCCGCAGGTACTCCCAGTGGCAGCAGCTTAGGTCCTGGGCCCGGTTTGGGATTTGTCTACCAGGTCAGCTCCCCGACGCCTCCCTCCAGCGAGGTGCTGAAGATCACCGAGCAAACCGCAGCAGGACAGGATCAGAGTACAGCCAACAGCGTAGCAGAAGAGATGGATGAGCGATCAAGGGCCTCTGTCCTGCAGAAGGCTTCAATGTTCGAAAAGGCGGCAGCTGCGGCTGCGGTCTCGCCTCCAGCTTCCATTCAGGTTGCATCCAGTGCCCCAGCTTCGGGAGGCGGAACTCGACGATCAgaggcggagcagcaggaaaTGG ACAAATCTTTCGAAGATTCAATACAAGCactaaataatttaattggcGAACTAGACTCCTTTCAACGCGAGATAGATGAGGGCAAGGTCAAGCCGCCGAGCAACAACAtaagcggcagcaacaacaatatgaccaccagcagcaacagcagcagcgacaacaacaacctcCCCGCCACTAGCAACATCGAGCCCTGCGCCATCAGCAATCAGACAAACTCGAGCGGCTGTGGAACAGACATATCTGACACCACGTCCGACGAACTGGCCGGCGACGATATGGACGTCAGGCAGCGGGATCGAGATCAGGATCTGCTCGGCGCCAGCGATTCGGAGCTGAGTCGCTGCTATGTGAGCGAGACGAGTTCGCTGACCGGTGGTCTGACGGCCGGCGGCTACGAGAATCCCACATTCGCGCACTTTGCGGCCAATGCGAATAGAGATGACGCTGTTTCCCTGGCCTCCGACAGCGTTTGTCTCGGCCAGCCACGCCATGCCTACGTGGATACTTGTAGCGACAGCGGCAGTGCCGTGGTGGTGATCTACGACCACCAGATTCCCAACACGCCCGACATTGAGTTCGTGAAGCAGAACTCCGAAATTGTAGTGCTGCGGACCAAGGATCCGCAGCCCCACGCGCTTCAGCTGCACGAGATGCGcgagctgcagcagttgccCGCGAATTTAGCCGCTTCACCGGACTCCTCGCCGGACTCGGCCGCTGGCCAGGCGCCACCAACAGCAACTGTGGCGCCCGCCAAGCAGCGACTCTCCTCGTTTCGCGCCACCAGTGAACAGCAGTTGCAACTCCTCGGACGCGGCAGTCCGCAAAGAGGTAAAACACCCAGTGAGCAGGTGGTACAGAGCAGACCACAGGACCAGCATTATCCACAGACACATCAGCAGGATATTGATGGCAGTAGTCCACCAGTAGAAATTGCAAGGCGCCAGCTGCCCCCCAAGCCCACCAGCTTGAGCGTTTTTAACGGCCCCGTCCCCACTGCGGGCGATAGGCCTGTTGTGCCTCGAAAGTCGGATTTTAAGGCCGATCTAGATGCTAAAATACGCAGGCAAAAGCAGAAAGTTaaacagcagttgcagcagcaacagcagcaagaaacgcagcagcagcagcaagcaccACAAGAACAGCAACACTCACCACAGTCGCCCCAAACCAGAAACT GA